The DNA region CTGGATGATTGCCGGACGCTGGGCCTTGAGGTCCTCAAGCTCCTTGGTGATCTTTTCAAACCCTTGCTTAGAAATGGGAACGCGATCCATGGTCAAAAACCTCTCTAAAGTGATTTCGTCGCCGGGTAACAAAAAAGATACAGGCCGCGCGGCATTCCTTAAAAAGCTACGCGGCTGCATATGCGTCATCCAGCTGACTGTCGGCAACATAGGACATACTATCGCCGGGGTCAAGCTAATCCGGACGCTTTCCCCCCGAACGGGAGCTTTCGGAGCGCATTATCATATTATTTGTACAAACAGTAAGCTGTTGACACGACCCCGGCTTCTAATCCAAGAATAGACTTTTGCGGGAGTGTCGGCTACACCGTTCCCGCCGCTTTTTTGCGGGCCCCGTCCGGGACCGCGACACAACAACAGCCCGCAGCATTCGCCGCGCACCGTCACGGGCGGGCATCGAACATGGAGGAGAGGATGAAACGTTTCACCATGCTGCTGGCCCTGGCCGCGAGCGCGCTTTTGCTCATGTCCGGGCTGGCTTTCGCCAAGGATTTCACCATCGGCCTGATCCTGGTCGGCCCCTATAACGACAAGGGCTACAGCCAGGCGCAGTACGAGGGCGGCAAGTACGTCGAAGCCCACATGGACGGCGCCAAGCTGATCTACCTCGACAAGGTCAACCCGGCGGACCGCCCCGGCCTGACCATCCCGCAGGTCGTCGACGACCTGATTGAAAAGGGCGCGGACCTGATTATCGCCGGTTCCGACGACATGAAGGACGGCATCCTGGAAGCCGCCTCCATGCACCCCGACAAGATTTTCGTGCACGCCTCCGGCGACTCCGCATGGTCCGGCAAGGCTCCGGCCAACCTGGGCAACCTGTTCGCCAAGATGATCTACTCCAAGATGCTCGCCGGATTCACCGCCGCCATGACCACCCAGACCGGCAAGATCGGCGTGGTCGGCCCGCTCATCAACGAGGAGACCCGCCGCCTGATGTCCGCCGCCTACCTGGGCGCGCGCTACGCCTGGACCGAAGTGCGCGGCATGGACGCCAAGGACCTGACCTTCAACGTCAAGTGGATCGGCTTCTGGTTCAACATCCCCGGCGTGACCGCCGACCCGACCCAGGTGGCCGGTTCCTTCTATGATTCCGGTTACGACGTGGTCATCTCCGGCATCGATACCCCGGACAACGTCATCGTCGCCAAGCAGCGCGCCGACGCGGGCAAGAAGGTCTGGGCCCTGCCCTACGACTACGAGAAGGCCTGCGAAGGCCAGGGCGATATCTGCCTCGGCGTCCCCTACTTCAACTGGGGTCCCGGCTTCCTGCGCCTGGCCAAGACCGTGGCCGCCGGCACCTACAAGCCCGGCTTCGAGTGGGAAGCTCCCTACTGGGCCGACTACAACAACCACGACAAGTCCCCGGTGGGCTTCATGGCCGGTCCCGGCGTCACCCCCGAGGTCAAGGCCGCGCTCGACAAGTTCATCGCCAAGATGGGTTCCGGCGAGCTGAACCTGTTCACCGGCCCGCTCAACTACCAGGACGGCTCTCCGTTCCTGAAAGCCGGAGAGACGGCCACCGACAAGCAGATCTGGTACATGGAACAACTGCTTGAAGGCATGGAAGGCCTGTCCTCCCCCGAATAGGGATGATCGTTCTCAACGACATACATAAACACTACGGCCGGGTTCGGGCCAACGACGGCATCAGCCTGACCCTCGAACCCGGCCGTATCTACGCTCTCGTCGGCGAAAACGGCGCGGGCAAGTCCACGCTCATGCGCATCCTCGCGGGGCATACCCGGCCGACATCCGGCGAACTGGTCATCAACGAGGAATCCCTGAGCCACCTGACTCCGGCCCTGGCCCGCGAAAAGGGCGTCGGGATGCTCTACCAGGACCCGCTGGATTTTCCGGCCATGCCCGTTTGGGAGAACTTCCAGCTCGGCGCGCCCAAGCGCAGCAAACGGGAAGTGGTCGACATCATCGGCGAGCTCTCCTACCGCCTGGACGCCTGTTTCCTGCCCGA from Desulfovibrio sp. Fe33 includes:
- a CDS encoding BMP family lipoprotein, which gives rise to MKRFTMLLALAASALLLMSGLAFAKDFTIGLILVGPYNDKGYSQAQYEGGKYVEAHMDGAKLIYLDKVNPADRPGLTIPQVVDDLIEKGADLIIAGSDDMKDGILEAASMHPDKIFVHASGDSAWSGKAPANLGNLFAKMIYSKMLAGFTAAMTTQTGKIGVVGPLINEETRRLMSAAYLGARYAWTEVRGMDAKDLTFNVKWIGFWFNIPGVTADPTQVAGSFYDSGYDVVISGIDTPDNVIVAKQRADAGKKVWALPYDYEKACEGQGDICLGVPYFNWGPGFLRLAKTVAAGTYKPGFEWEAPYWADYNNHDKSPVGFMAGPGVTPEVKAALDKFIAKMGSGELNLFTGPLNYQDGSPFLKAGETATDKQIWYMEQLLEGMEGLSSPE